From the genome of Acidobacteriota bacterium, one region includes:
- a CDS encoding type II toxin-antitoxin system HicA family toxin, whose translation MHVPKVREAIKLIEADGWREVATKGSHRQFKHPTKTGRVTIAGHHRTTWRQAILKQAGLKG comes from the coding sequence ATGCACGTGCCGAAGGTACGTGAGGCCATCAAGCTGATCGAGGCCGACGGCTGGCGCGAGGTGGCGACCAAGGGCAGTCACCGGCAGTTCAAGCACCCGACCAAGACCGGGCGCGTCACCATCGCTGGGCACCATCGGACGACCTGGCGCCAGGCAATTCTGAAGCAGGCGGGGCTCAAGGGTTAA
- a CDS encoding succinate dehydrogenase/fumarate reductase iron-sulfur subunit has product MSQATFRIWRSEPGGGSGKFVDYTTEISEGMVVLDAVHKVQAEQAPDLACRWNCKAGKCGSCSAEINGKPRLMCMSRLNSLDLNEPVTVEPMRTFPLIKDLVTDVSWNFRVKKGLKKFKPRAPDAPDGTWRMAQRDVDRVQEFRKCIECFLCQDVCHVLRDHDKHEEFIGPRFFVYSAALEMHPLDSDDRLLDLKDKNNIGYCNITKCCTKVCPEHIHITDNAIIPLKERVVDRFYDPVTRLLRMITG; this is encoded by the coding sequence GTGAGCCAGGCCACTTTTCGCATTTGGCGCAGCGAGCCCGGCGGCGGCTCCGGCAAGTTTGTCGACTACACGACCGAGATTTCTGAAGGCATGGTCGTGCTCGACGCAGTTCACAAGGTGCAGGCGGAACAGGCGCCCGACCTGGCGTGCCGCTGGAACTGCAAGGCCGGCAAGTGCGGATCGTGCTCGGCCGAAATCAACGGCAAGCCGCGGCTGATGTGCATGAGCCGGCTCAACTCGCTTGACCTGAACGAGCCGGTGACGGTCGAGCCCATGCGCACCTTCCCGTTGATCAAGGACCTGGTCACCGACGTGTCGTGGAACTTCCGGGTGAAGAAGGGCCTGAAGAAGTTCAAGCCCCGCGCGCCCGACGCGCCCGACGGCACCTGGCGCATGGCGCAGCGGGACGTAGACCGGGTGCAGGAGTTCCGCAAGTGCATCGAGTGCTTCCTGTGCCAGGACGTGTGCCACGTGCTGCGCGACCACGACAAGCACGAGGAGTTCATCGGCCCGCGCTTCTTCGTCTATTCCGCAGCCCTCGAAATGCACCCGCTCGACAGCGACGACCGGCTGCTGGACCTGAAGGACAAGAACAACATCGGCTACTGCAACATCACCAAGTGCTGCACCAAGGTGTGCCCCGAGCACATCCACATCACCGATAATGCGATCATTCCATTGAAGGAGCGGGTCGTTGACCGCTTCTACGACCCGGTGACCCGGCTGTTGCGAATGATCACCGGTTAA
- a CDS encoding pseudouridine synthase yields MPLERAVSKLGLASRTQARALVAEGRVTVNGVRVTNPGQLVIPERAAIAIDGQAAPAPRPCTIVLHKPRGVVTTRSDPEGRTTVFDLLEGVPVPVMPVGRLDLATSGVLILTNDTRFADWLTDPASGVPRVYLVTVKGRVEPATIPVLQRGILVDGERLTAAAAALRKASNRESHLVVTLTEGRNREVRRMLAAAGHPVTRLRRVEYGGLALGTLAPGTWREVTAAELRRAFPGRPQARKRAPSPK; encoded by the coding sequence GTGCCACTCGAGCGCGCGGTCTCGAAACTGGGGCTCGCCAGCCGCACCCAGGCTCGCGCCCTGGTGGCCGAGGGGCGGGTCACCGTCAACGGCGTGCGCGTCACCAATCCCGGCCAGCTGGTGATCCCGGAACGCGCCGCCATCGCCATCGACGGCCAGGCCGCGCCCGCGCCTCGCCCCTGCACCATCGTGCTGCACAAGCCACGGGGCGTGGTCACCACCCGATCGGATCCGGAGGGCCGCACGACCGTGTTCGACCTGCTCGAGGGTGTGCCGGTGCCCGTGATGCCCGTCGGCCGGTTGGACCTCGCCACCAGCGGCGTGCTGATCCTCACCAACGACACACGCTTCGCCGACTGGTTGACCGACCCGGCGTCCGGTGTGCCGCGGGTGTACCTGGTCACCGTCAAGGGACGCGTCGAACCGGCCACCATCCCGGTCCTGCAGCGCGGCATTCTTGTCGATGGCGAGCGGCTCACGGCCGCCGCCGCCGCACTTCGCAAGGCGTCAAATCGTGAGAGCCACCTGGTGGTGACGTTGACCGAAGGCCGGAACCGCGAGGTGCGCCGCATGCTGGCCGCCGCCGGCCATCCGGTGACGCGGCTGCGGCGCGTGGAGTACGGCGGCCTGGCGCTGGGCACGCTGGCGCCTGGGACGTGGCGCGAAGTCACCGCCGCCGAACTGCGCCGCGCGTTTCCCGGACGGCCTCAGGCCAGGAAGCGGGCGCCCAGCCCGAAGTAG
- a CDS encoding type II toxin-antitoxin system HicB family antitoxin, producing MHRFLIVIETAGGNFSAYSPDLPGCVATGATREQTERRMYEAIQMHVDGLIEDKLPVPASTSFAEYVVVPA from the coding sequence ATGCATCGATTCCTGATCGTCATCGAAACGGCCGGCGGAAACTTCTCGGCGTATTCGCCAGACTTGCCAGGCTGCGTCGCCACCGGGGCGACACGGGAGCAGACCGAACGGCGGATGTACGAGGCCATCCAAATGCATGTGGATGGCCTCATCGAAGACAAGCTGCCGGTTCCCGCGTCCACGTCCTTTGCCGAGTACGTCGTCGTTCCGGCCTAG
- a CDS encoding magnesium transporter, whose amino-acid sequence MPAALLSAAQLHEPILPLARPPQVVLAPTQTIDEALRAIRSAASASSIHYLYVVDQDARLVGVVPTRRLLTAEPHQQVSEVMVDNVVAIPDWATVLIASEYFATRRLLAFPVVDGKGVLLGVVDVGLFTDEVIDLARQTYDDIFQLIGVHGTAQRSTMDAFRDRFPWLLCNIVGGLIAAFIASRFEHLLQEVVVLALFIPIVLALGESVSMQALSLTLQSFTDGPFVPKRLAAALWKEFRTAVLLGLGCGGVVGGVVVVWRGEMMVAGVIFAAIALSMVVACLLGVAFPALLKYAKADPRIAAGPVVLAVADVVTLLFYFGLGARFLA is encoded by the coding sequence ATGCCTGCTGCTCTGCTCTCTGCCGCCCAGTTGCACGAGCCCATTTTGCCCCTGGCTCGGCCCCCGCAGGTCGTCCTTGCGCCGACCCAGACCATCGACGAGGCGCTCCGGGCCATTCGCTCGGCCGCTTCGGCCAGCTCGATCCACTACCTGTACGTCGTCGATCAAGACGCCCGGCTGGTCGGGGTGGTCCCGACCCGGCGGTTGCTGACGGCGGAGCCCCATCAGCAGGTCAGCGAAGTGATGGTCGACAACGTGGTGGCCATACCGGACTGGGCGACGGTCTTGATTGCGAGCGAGTACTTCGCGACGCGGCGGTTACTGGCGTTTCCGGTGGTCGATGGGAAGGGCGTGCTGCTCGGGGTCGTCGACGTGGGCTTGTTCACCGACGAGGTGATCGACCTGGCTCGCCAGACCTACGACGACATCTTCCAGCTGATCGGCGTGCATGGTACGGCCCAGCGATCGACCATGGATGCGTTCCGCGACCGCTTTCCCTGGCTGCTCTGCAACATCGTTGGGGGGCTGATCGCGGCCTTCATCGCCAGCCGCTTCGAACACCTGCTGCAAGAGGTGGTCGTGCTGGCCCTGTTCATTCCGATCGTGTTGGCGCTTGGCGAAAGCGTCAGCATGCAGGCGCTCAGCCTGACGCTGCAGAGCTTCACCGACGGTCCCTTTGTGCCAAAGCGCCTGGCCGCGGCCTTGTGGAAGGAATTTCGGACCGCGGTCTTGCTTGGCCTGGGCTGCGGTGGTGTGGTCGGGGGCGTGGTCGTGGTGTGGCGCGGGGAAATGATGGTGGCCGGGGTCATCTTCGCGGCGATCGCGCTGTCGATGGTCGTCGCCTGCCTGCTGGGTGTGGCGTTTCCGGCCTTGCTCAAGTACGCCAAGGCCGACCCGCGGATTGCGGCAGGCCCGGTGGTGCTGGCGGTGGCGGACGTGGTGACGTTGTTGTTCTACTTCGGGCTGGGCGCCCGCTTCCTGGCCTGA
- a CDS encoding PBP1A family penicillin-binding protein: protein MTARVVPRVLLVLLSIAAVATGYAIWQIKADVDRATARLTLDPGPVSTVIFDAQDRPISALYREHRLPVSLEEMSDDLVQAVLVTEDRRFFEHDGIDRRRILASMVTNLREGRITQGASTISQQLARATGLDRSRTYSRKLREVWLAQRLEKKYGKKAILQAYLNHVYLGDGYYGVEAASLGYFAKPAAKLTAAESATLAALISRPSGYTLRRTPARIRDRRDWVLRQMFEARYLDPAEFGTAIATPVNSTLASAAVRASIDPSAVTQGPYFVSLVTEELYHQFGVTKALTGGLRVYTTLDTDVQQFAEAAVAKRLTELDRQGTAGEPLQAALVAMEPTTGYVRAIVGGRDFTESPFNRATQARRQPGSAFKPFVFAAALEAGFSPGTTLDGLDATIDSAQGAYLPGGEHEVDSTTLRSALMSSSNRAAVHLMQRVGVRSTVDLATRVGLEEMPAVPSLALGTGEVSLLDLTSAYTAFANGGVLQPPVLIRRIEDRDGRVLFRADEQGRRVFSESTAFLMSSMLSDVVDHGTGYGARRDGFRLPAAGKTGSTDDHADAWFVGFTSRLAAGVWIGFDRPQPIMRRGFASVVAVPVWSGFMKAATVGNKAEWMTRPAGISRIRRCQESGALATDYCELHGAVADDLVAIGRAPDLCPLQHSASSAPPPPQN, encoded by the coding sequence ATGACCGCCCGCGTTGTTCCTCGCGTCCTTCTCGTCCTCCTCAGCATCGCTGCCGTGGCGACCGGGTACGCGATCTGGCAGATCAAGGCCGACGTGGATCGCGCCACGGCACGTCTCACGCTGGATCCGGGTCCTGTGTCGACCGTGATCTTCGATGCGCAGGACCGGCCGATCTCCGCGCTCTACCGTGAGCATCGCCTCCCGGTGTCGCTGGAAGAGATGTCGGATGACCTGGTCCAGGCCGTGCTCGTGACCGAAGATCGCCGGTTTTTCGAGCACGATGGCATCGATCGCCGGCGGATCCTGGCATCGATGGTGACCAACCTTCGCGAAGGCCGAATCACACAGGGGGCCAGCACCATCTCTCAGCAGTTGGCGCGGGCGACCGGGCTCGATCGCAGCCGCACCTACAGCCGTAAGCTGCGCGAGGTGTGGCTGGCGCAGCGGCTCGAAAAGAAATACGGCAAGAAGGCCATCCTGCAGGCGTATCTCAATCACGTCTACCTGGGCGACGGCTACTACGGCGTCGAGGCGGCCTCGCTCGGCTACTTCGCGAAGCCGGCGGCGAAGCTGACGGCCGCGGAATCGGCAACCCTGGCGGCGCTCATCAGCCGGCCGTCGGGCTATACGCTGCGCCGCACGCCGGCGCGCATCCGCGACCGGCGCGACTGGGTGCTGCGGCAGATGTTCGAGGCGCGCTATCTCGACCCGGCTGAGTTCGGCACCGCGATCGCCACGCCGGTCAACTCCACGCTGGCCAGTGCCGCCGTGCGCGCGTCGATTGATCCGTCAGCCGTAACCCAGGGCCCGTACTTCGTCAGCCTGGTCACCGAGGAGCTGTATCACCAGTTCGGCGTCACGAAGGCGCTCACCGGTGGACTGCGCGTCTATACGACGCTCGATACCGATGTGCAGCAGTTTGCGGAGGCGGCGGTCGCGAAGCGGCTGACCGAACTTGACCGGCAGGGCACGGCGGGCGAGCCGCTGCAGGCGGCGCTCGTGGCCATGGAGCCGACGACCGGCTACGTCCGCGCCATCGTCGGCGGCCGCGATTTCACCGAGAGCCCCTTCAATCGGGCGACCCAGGCCAGGCGCCAGCCAGGCTCGGCGTTCAAGCCATTCGTGTTCGCGGCGGCGCTCGAGGCGGGCTTCTCACCCGGCACCACCCTTGACGGCCTGGACGCGACTATCGACTCGGCGCAGGGCGCGTACTTGCCCGGCGGCGAGCACGAGGTGGATTCGACGACGTTGCGGTCGGCGCTGATGTCGTCGAGCAACCGCGCGGCCGTGCACCTGATGCAGCGCGTTGGCGTGCGCTCGACCGTCGACCTGGCGACTCGCGTCGGCCTCGAAGAGATGCCGGCCGTGCCGTCGCTGGCGCTCGGCACCGGCGAGGTCAGCCTGCTCGACCTGACTTCTGCTTACACGGCGTTCGCCAATGGCGGCGTGCTGCAGCCGCCGGTGCTGATCCGGCGCATCGAAGATCGCGACGGCCGGGTCTTGTTTCGCGCCGACGAGCAGGGCCGCCGCGTCTTCAGCGAGTCAACGGCGTTCCTGATGTCGTCGATGCTGTCGGACGTGGTCGATCACGGCACCGGCTACGGCGCGCGCCGGGACGGCTTCCGCCTGCCGGCCGCCGGGAAGACCGGCAGCACCGACGATCATGCCGACGCGTGGTTCGTCGGGTTTACCTCGCGCCTGGCTGCCGGCGTGTGGATCGGCTTCGATCGGCCGCAGCCGATCATGCGCCGCGGCTTCGCGAGCGTGGTCGCGGTGCCGGTGTGGTCCGGCTTCATGAAGGCGGCGACGGTGGGGAACAAGGCGGAGTGGATGACAAGGCCGGCGGGCATCAGCCGCATTCGGCGCTGCCAGGAATCGGGCGCGCTGGCGACGGATTATTGCGAGTTGCACGGCGCGGTCGCCGACGACCTGGTCGCCATCGGCCGCGCGCCGGACCTGTGCCCGCTGCAGCACTCCGCGTCGAGCGCACCGCCACCGCCGCAGAACTGA
- a CDS encoding Zn-dependent hydrolase, translated as MSARDVIANLREVATLTSTPDGAQRLAWGPVWREARQWFSGKLATLGITPEVDAAGNVWATLPGESDRTVIIGSHLDSVPNGGWLDGTLGMMAGLEALRMFKDRRPPVTIKVVDWADEEGARFGRSLLGSSAAGGALTVSEVEHLADKAGTRLVDALRENGVELTRMHEAQAFLKAIDARAYLELHIEQGPVLEALNKPAGVVLGTFGVERHLLRFTGQAAHSGSTPIPMRRDAFLAAAESALAFREIAVKHTTPDARVVCTVGTVKVEPGIVTAVPGVCEISLDQRALDASVLAQMLADAREAAGKAARHNNVGVEWRTLWRIEPRPFDPRLIALCTEAVREATGDAPLLPSGPLHDAAEMVPHMPTVMMFAYSANGLSHCKEEDTPEPHLEKTITAFLRLVEKTVASS; from the coding sequence ATGAGCGCTCGTGACGTCATCGCCAACCTGCGAGAAGTGGCCACCCTCACCTCGACCCCCGACGGCGCGCAGCGGCTGGCGTGGGGACCGGTGTGGCGCGAGGCCCGGCAGTGGTTCAGCGGCAAGCTGGCCACCCTCGGCATCACGCCCGAGGTCGATGCGGCGGGCAACGTCTGGGCCACCCTGCCGGGCGAGTCGGATCGGACCGTCATCATCGGCAGCCACCTGGACTCGGTGCCGAACGGCGGCTGGCTCGACGGCACGCTCGGGATGATGGCCGGCTTGGAGGCACTGCGTATGTTCAAGGACCGGCGACCGCCGGTCACGATCAAGGTGGTGGACTGGGCCGACGAGGAGGGCGCTCGCTTCGGCCGCAGCCTGCTCGGCTCCTCTGCTGCCGGCGGGGCCTTGACGGTCTCCGAGGTCGAGCACCTGGCCGACAAGGCCGGCACCCGGCTGGTGGACGCGTTGCGCGAGAACGGCGTCGAGCTGACGCGCATGCACGAGGCGCAGGCGTTCCTGAAGGCGATCGATGCCCGGGCCTATCTCGAACTGCATATCGAGCAGGGGCCGGTGCTCGAGGCACTGAACAAGCCGGCCGGTGTCGTCCTCGGGACATTCGGGGTGGAGCGCCACCTGCTGCGGTTCACCGGCCAGGCCGCGCACTCGGGTTCCACGCCCATTCCGATGCGGCGCGACGCGTTCCTGGCGGCGGCGGAAAGCGCGCTGGCGTTCAGGGAGATCGCCGTCAAGCACACCACGCCCGATGCCCGGGTCGTCTGCACGGTGGGCACGGTGAAGGTGGAGCCGGGGATCGTCACGGCCGTACCCGGGGTCTGCGAGATCTCGCTCGATCAGCGCGCCCTCGACGCGTCCGTGCTGGCGCAGATGCTGGCCGATGCCCGTGAGGCGGCGGGCAAGGCGGCACGCCACAACAACGTGGGCGTGGAGTGGCGAACGCTGTGGCGGATCGAGCCGCGGCCGTTCGATCCGCGGCTGATTGCGCTCTGCACCGAGGCCGTCCGCGAGGCGACTGGCGACGCGCCGCTGCTGCCGTCCGGCCCGTTGCACGACGCGGCGGAGATGGTGCCGCACATGCCGACGGTCATGATGTTTGCGTATTCCGCGAACGGCCTGTCACACTGCAAGGAAGAGGACACACCCGAGCCGCACCTCGAGAAGACCATCACGGCGTTCCTGCGCCTGGTTGAGAAGACGGTGGCTAGCTCCTGA
- a CDS encoding GxxExxY protein, translating to MSTTSIQPSQRDQDTYDIIGAAMAVHRELGCGYLEAVYKAALAIEFRLRSIQFWPEVALPIDYKGERLPTNYRVDFVCGQVLVEAKAVAELSPVHLSQVINYLRASGAQRGLLLNFGARSLEYRRIVWTPNA from the coding sequence ATGTCGACAACATCCATCCAGCCCTCTCAGCGCGATCAAGACACCTACGACATCATCGGTGCAGCCATGGCGGTGCACCGGGAACTCGGATGTGGCTATCTGGAAGCAGTCTACAAGGCCGCACTCGCAATTGAGTTTCGGCTCCGTTCAATCCAGTTCTGGCCGGAAGTCGCCTTGCCAATCGACTACAAGGGCGAGCGCCTGCCGACAAACTACCGTGTAGATTTCGTGTGCGGGCAGGTGCTCGTCGAGGCGAAAGCCGTCGCGGAGTTGTCGCCCGTCCACCTGTCGCAGGTCATCAACTACCTCCGCGCCTCTGGCGCGCAGCGCGGCCTGCTGCTGAACTTCGGCGCGCGGAGCCTCGAGTACCGGCGAATTGTGTGGACGCCAAACGCGTGA
- a CDS encoding fumarate reductase/succinate dehydrogenase flavoprotein subunit, translating to MAAHATYSYDVLVIGAGGAGLRAAIEAAGAGVSVGLICKSLLGKAHTVMAEGGMAAAMAHNDDRDSWKVHFADTMRGGQYVNNWRMAEIHAKEAPDRVRELEAWGAVFDRTPDGRINQRNFGGHRYPRLAHVGDRTGLELIRTLQDHTTYLGVTVHMEHTVIELILDGGRAAGVLAYDRERGRFHVFSAKAIVMATGGAGRAYKITSNSWEGTGDGHALAYRAGAELIDMEFIQFHPTGMVWPPSVRGILVTEGVRGEGGVLRNSEGRRFMFDDIPDNYKPQTAADPEEGWRYVMQDKTARRPPELLTRDHVARCINREVKAGRGSPHGGVFLDIAWIKEKISDAPGHIKRKLPSMYHQFKELADLDITTTPMEVGPTTHYIMGGIKVDADSQESTIPGLFAAGECAAGINGANRLGGNSLSDLIVFGKRAGEYAAQLARKSAQPKVDDGAVERALKASLEPFERGSAGENPYKVQQDLQEAMQELVGIVRNEEEMQEAVQKLVGFNERASRAGIDGHREYNSGWHTCIDLRNLLDCAEAIARSAIERKESRGGHFREDYPDKVAEFGTFNIATKRQPDGSMKVSRLPLKEIPAELKQVIEEQKQ from the coding sequence ATGGCGGCCCACGCAACTTACTCCTACGACGTCCTGGTGATCGGGGCGGGCGGCGCGGGTCTGCGCGCGGCGATTGAAGCGGCGGGCGCGGGCGTCTCGGTCGGCCTGATCTGCAAGTCGCTGCTCGGCAAAGCCCACACCGTGATGGCCGAAGGCGGCATGGCTGCGGCCATGGCCCACAACGACGATCGCGACAGCTGGAAGGTGCACTTTGCCGACACCATGCGTGGCGGCCAATACGTCAACAACTGGCGCATGGCCGAGATTCACGCCAAGGAGGCGCCCGACCGCGTCCGCGAGCTCGAGGCCTGGGGCGCGGTGTTCGACAGAACGCCAGACGGCCGCATCAACCAGCGCAACTTCGGTGGCCACCGCTATCCGCGCCTGGCCCACGTTGGCGATCGCACCGGCCTGGAGCTGATCCGCACGCTTCAGGATCACACTACTTATCTCGGTGTCACCGTGCACATGGAGCACACGGTGATCGAGCTGATCCTGGACGGGGGGCGCGCGGCCGGTGTGCTGGCGTACGACCGCGAGCGCGGCCGCTTCCACGTGTTCTCGGCCAAGGCCATCGTCATGGCCACCGGTGGCGCGGGTCGTGCCTACAAAATCACCAGCAACAGTTGGGAAGGCACCGGCGACGGCCACGCCCTGGCGTATCGAGCCGGCGCTGAGCTGATCGACATGGAGTTCATCCAGTTCCACCCCACGGGCATGGTGTGGCCGCCGAGCGTGCGCGGCATCCTGGTGACCGAGGGCGTGCGTGGCGAGGGCGGCGTACTGCGCAATAGCGAAGGCCGCCGCTTCATGTTCGACGACATCCCCGACAACTACAAGCCGCAGACCGCCGCCGATCCCGAAGAGGGCTGGCGCTACGTCATGCAGGACAAGACCGCGCGGCGTCCGCCAGAGCTGCTGACCCGCGACCACGTGGCTCGCTGCATCAACCGCGAGGTGAAGGCCGGCCGCGGCTCACCCCACGGCGGCGTGTTCCTCGACATCGCGTGGATCAAGGAGAAGATCTCCGACGCGCCTGGCCACATCAAGCGCAAGCTGCCGAGCATGTACCACCAGTTCAAGGAACTGGCCGACCTCGACATTACGACGACGCCGATGGAAGTGGGCCCGACGACGCACTACATCATGGGCGGGATCAAGGTGGACGCCGACTCGCAGGAGTCGACCATTCCGGGCCTGTTCGCGGCAGGGGAGTGCGCGGCCGGCATCAACGGCGCCAACCGCCTGGGCGGCAACTCGCTGTCGGACCTGATCGTGTTCGGCAAGCGGGCGGGTGAGTACGCCGCGCAGTTGGCGCGCAAGAGCGCCCAGCCCAAGGTGGATGATGGCGCGGTGGAGCGCGCGCTCAAGGCATCGCTCGAGCCGTTCGAGCGCGGCAGCGCCGGCGAGAATCCCTACAAGGTGCAGCAGGACCTGCAGGAGGCCATGCAGGAACTGGTCGGCATCGTCCGCAACGAAGAGGAGATGCAGGAAGCCGTGCAGAAGCTCGTCGGCTTCAACGAGCGCGCATCGCGCGCCGGCATCGACGGGCACCGCGAGTACAACTCGGGCTGGCACACCTGCATCGACCTGCGGAACCTGTTGGACTGCGCCGAGGCGATTGCCCGCTCGGCGATCGAGCGCAAAGAGAGCCGTGGCGGCCACTTCCGCGAGGACTATCCAGACAAGGTCGCCGAATTTGGCACCTTCAACATCGCGACGAAGCGTCAGCCGGACGGCTCGATGAAAGTGTCGCGCCTGCCGTTGAAGGAGATCCCGGCAGAGCTGAAGCAGGTCATCGAGGAGCAGAAGCAGTGA
- a CDS encoding twin-arginine translocation signal domain-containing protein yields the protein MFENVNGSGLNRRSFLRGSAMFAAAIGVSVIPAFAQEQQPPPKPEEEKKKEEPKDPFADGDAKDEKKLVDAEGREYRVCPQCAYNMYKQGRMWVCENCGYSYVE from the coding sequence ATGTTCGAAAATGTGAACGGTTCGGGCCTCAATCGGCGCTCATTCCTCCGCGGCTCGGCCATGTTTGCGGCCGCCATCGGCGTGTCGGTCATTCCCGCGTTTGCGCAGGAGCAACAGCCGCCACCCAAGCCGGAAGAAGAGAAGAAGAAGGAAGAGCCGAAGGATCCGTTTGCCGACGGCGACGCGAAGGACGAGAAGAAGCTGGTCGACGCCGAGGGCCGCGAATACCGCGTCTGCCCGCAGTGCGCCTACAACATGTACAAGCAGGGCCGCATGTGGGTGTGTGAGAACTGCGGATACAGCTACGTAGAGTAA
- a CDS encoding succinate dehydrogenase, whose protein sequence is MQVIPVTAVHRGFGTTSRKDTWWAAPLGVFIGLSAFVVYATWAAFQGEHYHYGPYLSPFYAPELWGESQHAWFGPRPGWWPAVIPFSPALLILPFPGGFRFTCYYYRGAYYKAFWADPPSCAVGEPRKSYLGENSFPLILQNAHRFFMWVAIVFIGFLAYDVWVAMWFTNPVTGAREFGIGVGTVVLAVNVGLLASYTWGCHVLRHIVGGFKDEVSKSPACDMAYSCVTSLNVRHQLFAWCSLFSVMGADVYVRLCSMGYITDLRLF, encoded by the coding sequence ATGCAGGTGATTCCGGTAACGGCCGTTCACCGTGGCTTCGGGACAACGTCCCGCAAAGACACGTGGTGGGCGGCACCTCTCGGTGTTTTCATCGGTCTCTCGGCCTTCGTTGTTTACGCCACGTGGGCGGCGTTCCAGGGTGAGCATTACCACTACGGACCGTACCTCTCGCCGTTCTATGCGCCAGAGTTGTGGGGGGAGTCGCAGCATGCCTGGTTCGGCCCGAGGCCCGGCTGGTGGCCCGCGGTCATCCCGTTCTCGCCGGCGCTGCTGATTCTGCCGTTCCCGGGCGGGTTCCGCTTCACCTGCTATTACTACCGCGGCGCCTACTACAAGGCGTTCTGGGCCGACCCGCCGTCGTGCGCGGTGGGCGAGCCGCGCAAGAGTTACCTCGGCGAGAACTCGTTTCCGCTGATCCTGCAGAACGCCCACCGCTTCTTCATGTGGGTGGCGATCGTCTTCATCGGCTTCCTGGCCTACGACGTCTGGGTGGCCATGTGGTTCACCAACCCCGTGACCGGCGCCAGGGAGTTCGGCATCGGCGTCGGCACCGTCGTGCTCGCCGTCAACGTCGGCCTGCTCGCCAGCTATACCTGGGGCTGCCACGTGCTTCGCCACATCGTCGGCGGGTTCAAGGACGAGGTCTCGAAGTCGCCGGCCTGCGACATGGCGTACTCGTGCGTGACCAGCCTGAACGTGCGCCACCAGTTGTTCGCGTGGTGCAGCCTGTTCTCGGTGATGGGGGCGGATGTCTACGTCCGCCTCTGCTCGATGGGCTACATCACGGATCTGAGGCTCTTTTAG
- a CDS encoding NAD(P)-dependent oxidoreductase, producing MSLKHRTLFITGASRGIGHAIALRAAADGANVVIAAKTVDPHPKLPGTIHTAAADVEAAGGQALAVAVDIRDEAQVEAAVAAAVARFGGIDILVNNASAISLTGTVETPMKRFDLMHQVNTRGTFLCSQKAIPHLLKSPNPHILNLAPPLPSITEAKWFAPHVAYTMAKFGMSLCVLGMAEELRGQGIAVNALWPRTTIDTEAIRLIAGQAARKMTRSPQIMADAAHWILSQPSRAYTGRFAIDEDVLRESGVTDLSRYRGEGVREEDLMPDFFV from the coding sequence ATGTCCCTCAAGCACCGAACCCTCTTCATCACCGGCGCGTCTCGCGGTATCGGCCACGCCATCGCCCTGCGCGCGGCCGCCGATGGCGCCAACGTCGTGATTGCCGCCAAGACCGTTGACCCGCACCCGAAATTGCCGGGCACCATCCATACGGCGGCGGCCGATGTTGAGGCGGCCGGCGGGCAGGCGCTGGCCGTGGCGGTCGACATTCGCGACGAGGCGCAGGTGGAAGCGGCCGTCGCGGCCGCGGTGGCGCGTTTCGGCGGCATCGACATCCTTGTCAACAACGCCTCGGCCATCAGCCTCACCGGCACGGTCGAGACGCCCATGAAGCGCTTCGACCTCATGCACCAGGTCAACACGCGCGGCACCTTCTTGTGCTCGCAGAAGGCGATTCCGCATCTGCTGAAGTCGCCCAACCCCCACATCCTCAACCTCGCGCCGCCGCTGCCGTCGATCACCGAGGCGAAGTGGTTCGCGCCCCACGTGGCCTACACCATGGCGAAGTTCGGCATGTCCCTGTGCGTCCTGGGGATGGCCGAAGAGTTGCGAGGGCAGGGGATTGCCGTCAACGCGCTGTGGCCAAGGACGACGATCGATACCGAGGCCATCCGGCTGATTGCCGGACAGGCCGCGCGCAAGATGACCCGCTCACCGCAGATCATGGCGGATGCGGCGCACTGGATTCTCTCGCAGCCGAGCCGCGCATACACCGGCCGGTTCGCGATTGATGAGGACGTGCTGCGCGAGTCCGGCGTGACCGACCTGTCGCGCTATCGCGGTGAGGGGGTCCGGGAAGAGGACCTGATGCCGGACTTCTTCGTGTAA